In Candidatus Methylomirabilota bacterium, the following proteins share a genomic window:
- a CDS encoding glycoside hydrolase, with the protein MSTPATASVIVHGHFYQPPRENPWTDEVERQPSAAPAHDWNERITAECYCPNGWARRLDREGRIVSLINNYAGMSFDIGPTLFRWLDRKAPGTVRRIVEGDRDSVVRRGGHGNALAHPYVHAILPLAHSTDRVTLITWGIAEFKARFGRAPEGMWLPETGVDLSTLMLLHEYGIRYAVLAPWQATRVRPLEGERWRELGSNWIDPSHPYRCRLPHKGAIDLFFYDAGLSRAIAFEDLLQEPGRLAGRLTEVARNSPSRLHILCTDGESYGHHTRFGERAMAVVVAQATTSKEFSLTNFGAYLAHTPPTHEVVIREGSAWSCAHGLGRWKEDCGCSTGGQPGWRQRWRAPFREAIDGLRGDLHRLFAEQADRFFIDVWAARNDYITILLDRSDASIGAFFGTHARRPLSQQERATALQLLEMQRHALLMQSSDGWFFSDISDIEAAQNLKHAARALDLASAFRTAHIEARFLARLQAARSNVPAERDGRRIWESRVRPTRVDLTRPAAIYAIRSLAAHLPAPYRIYTFDLHRLVLERLPSINGMAVAGGVAVSSSLTLERKEFGFVLKWSDADGIDGYLFPWRGPDDLYRWQEICAGQTDGGSLSSDTQATPITLQALSSDECQEILMTLYREWEALRKRYDELAAHSRGLLRAFFDAGLAPPQALRAPAEFTLTRNLEEALQQWLSDGGAGLFRSLLLLADDARRLNLPQQQGVQDLLSRTFTIRLDRLRTHPDPDSLREVQEVLDLTDRLGYTIDQPESVVLMHELLIHDVAPLVERVVRTESTEECDLVSAILRLCDRFGLSTEGFRQRLHPIEERLAADPGLWP; encoded by the coding sequence ATGAGCACACCAGCTACCGCATCGGTGATCGTTCACGGGCATTTCTACCAGCCGCCGCGCGAAAACCCCTGGACCGACGAGGTTGAGCGGCAACCGTCCGCCGCCCCGGCCCACGATTGGAACGAGCGGATTACGGCGGAGTGTTATTGCCCGAATGGATGGGCTCGACGTCTGGACCGCGAAGGACGGATCGTAAGTTTGATCAATAACTACGCCGGCATGAGCTTCGATATCGGACCGACGCTGTTCCGCTGGCTTGATCGCAAAGCCCCCGGCACCGTTCGCCGCATTGTCGAGGGCGATCGCGACAGCGTCGTCCGGCGCGGCGGCCACGGCAATGCGCTGGCCCATCCCTACGTCCATGCGATTTTGCCGCTGGCCCACTCAACAGACCGCGTGACACTGATCACGTGGGGGATTGCCGAGTTCAAGGCCCGCTTCGGCCGGGCGCCGGAGGGGATGTGGCTGCCGGAAACGGGCGTGGATCTATCGACGCTCATGTTGCTCCATGAGTATGGGATCCGTTACGCCGTCCTGGCGCCGTGGCAGGCGACCCGCGTCCGTCCCCTCGAGGGCGAGCGATGGCGCGAACTGGGCTCGAACTGGATCGATCCCTCGCACCCGTACAGGTGTCGCCTCCCGCACAAGGGCGCCATCGATCTGTTCTTCTATGATGCGGGCCTCTCCCGCGCGATCGCCTTCGAGGACCTGCTGCAGGAGCCCGGTCGGCTGGCCGGTCGGCTGACCGAGGTCGCCCGCAACTCGCCATCACGCTTGCATATCCTCTGTACCGACGGCGAGTCGTACGGTCATCACACCAGATTCGGGGAGCGCGCGATGGCCGTTGTGGTGGCGCAGGCCACGACGTCGAAGGAATTTTCACTCACCAACTTTGGGGCCTACCTTGCACATACGCCCCCCACACATGAGGTGGTTATTCGGGAGGGGAGCGCCTGGAGCTGCGCCCATGGCCTGGGGCGGTGGAAGGAGGACTGCGGATGCAGCACCGGCGGCCAACCGGGCTGGCGTCAGCGCTGGAGAGCCCCATTTCGAGAGGCCATCGATGGCCTTCGGGGCGATCTGCACCGGCTCTTCGCGGAACAGGCCGATCGATTCTTCATTGATGTCTGGGCCGCAAGGAACGATTACATCACCATACTCCTTGATCGCAGCGACGCTTCGATTGGGGCGTTCTTCGGCACACATGCCCGACGGCCGCTCTCACAGCAGGAGAGAGCAACGGCGCTGCAACTGCTGGAGATGCAGCGGCATGCCCTGCTGATGCAGTCCAGTGACGGCTGGTTCTTCAGCGATATCTCCGATATCGAGGCCGCACAAAACCTCAAACACGCGGCGCGGGCCCTCGACCTCGCCTCTGCCTTTCGGACGGCGCACATAGAGGCGCGGTTCCTGGCCCGACTGCAGGCCGCCAGGAGCAACGTCCCCGCCGAACGCGACGGCCGGCGTATCTGGGAGAGCCGGGTTCGCCCGACGCGGGTCGATCTGACCCGTCCGGCGGCGATCTACGCCATCCGGTCGCTGGCCGCACACCTGCCCGCCCCCTACCGCATATACACCTTCGATCTACATCGGTTGGTCCTTGAGCGCCTTCCCTCCATCAATGGGATGGCAGTTGCCGGCGGCGTCGCGGTCTCTTCGTCCCTTACCCTCGAGCGGAAGGAGTTCGGATTTGTCCTGAAGTGGTCGGATGCCGATGGAATAGACGGCTATCTGTTTCCATGGAGGGGACCGGACGATCTTTACCGATGGCAGGAGATATGTGCGGGTCAGACCGATGGGGGGTCGTTGTCGAGCGACACGCAGGCGACGCCGATTACGTTGCAGGCGCTTTCCTCGGACGAGTGTCAAGAGATCCTCATGACGCTCTATCGCGAGTGGGAGGCACTCCGCAAACGCTATGATGAGCTGGCGGCCCACTCTCGAGGGTTACTCCGCGCCTTTTTCGATGCAGGACTCGCTCCGCCCCAGGCGCTGAGGGCCCCGGCTGAGTTCACTCTAACCCGCAACCTGGAGGAGGCGCTACAGCAATGGCTCTCCGACGGCGGGGCCGGCCTCTTTCGCAGTCTGCTGCTGCTGGCCGACGATGCCAGGCGGCTGAACCTGCCGCAGCAGCAGGGCGTTCAGGATCTGCTCTCCAGGACATTCACGATACGGCTGGATCGACTCCGCACACATCCCGACCCGGATAGCCTGCGGGAGGTCCAGGAGGTGCTCGACCTCACCGACCGGCTGGGCTACACTATCGATCAACCGGAATCTGTCGTCCTGATGCACGAACTCCTCATACACGATGTGGCGCCGCTGGTTGAGCGGGTCGTCCGAACCGAGTCTACGGAGGAGTGCGATCTGGTCTCGGCCATCCTTCGTCTCTGCGACCGGTTCGGATTATCGACAGAAGGGTTTCGACAGCGCCTTCATCCGATTGAGGAACGACTGGCGGCCGATCCCGGCCTGTGGCCGTAA
- the galU gene encoding UTP--glucose-1-phosphate uridylyltransferase: MRIRKAVIPAAGLGTRFLPATKAQPKEMLPIVDKPTIQYVVEEAAASGIEDIIIVTGRGKDAIENHFDRSLELQIALGRQGKEEQLREIERISELASFCYLRQEEPLGLGHAILVAKDFVENEPFAVLLGDDIIDAEVPCLAQMISVFERYRASIIAVQQVSREETSSYGIIDPKMTEDSIYEILDLVEKPSPAAAPSDLAIIGRYILTPEIFDALEQTLPDAGGEVQLTNGLRVLLGAQTMYGFAFSGRRYDAGSKLGFLKATVQFALKRPDLAPGLREYLRTLSLDETHADSGQGNN, encoded by the coding sequence ATGCGAATCCGTAAGGCCGTCATTCCGGCTGCCGGTTTGGGGACACGGTTTCTGCCCGCGACGAAGGCGCAGCCAAAAGAGATGCTCCCGATCGTCGATAAGCCGACGATCCAGTACGTCGTGGAGGAAGCCGCCGCATCGGGGATCGAGGACATCATCATTGTGACCGGCCGGGGAAAGGATGCGATCGAAAACCACTTTGATCGATCGCTGGAGCTGCAAATTGCACTCGGGCGGCAGGGTAAGGAAGAGCAGTTGCGGGAGATCGAACGGATCTCCGAGTTGGCGTCGTTTTGCTACCTCCGCCAGGAGGAGCCCCTCGGCTTGGGGCATGCGATCCTGGTGGCAAAAGACTTTGTAGAAAATGAGCCCTTTGCGGTCTTGCTTGGCGACGACATTATCGATGCCGAGGTCCCCTGTCTGGCGCAGATGATCTCCGTATTTGAGCGGTATCGGGCCTCGATCATTGCTGTGCAGCAGGTCAGCAGGGAGGAAACCAGCAGCTACGGAATCATCGACCCCAAGATGACTGAGGATTCAATCTACGAGATCCTGGATCTGGTGGAGAAGCCATCCCCGGCCGCGGCTCCGTCCGACCTGGCCATTATCGGACGCTATATTCTGACACCCGAAATTTTTGATGCGCTCGAACAGACCCTCCCTGACGCAGGCGGGGAGGTTCAGCTTACGAACGGCTTGCGGGTATTGCTGGGTGCGCAAACCATGTATGGATTCGCATTTTCCGGGCGCCGGTATGATGCCGGGAGTAAGCTGGGATTTTTAAAGGCGACCGTGCAGTTTGCGCTCAAACGTCCGGACCTGGCGCCGGGATTGCGGGAATACCTGAGAACGCTCAGCCTGGATGAAACGCATGCCGATTCGGGACAGGGCAACAACTGA
- a CDS encoding ABC transporter ATP-binding protein, giving the protein MSSPAIQFRQVYKSFNHIPILAGMDFTIRSGETVTIIGGSGIGKSVTLKLIVGLLKPEAGQILIEGEDIVPMGEDQLITIRKKIGMVFQSSALFDSLSVAENIAYPLREHTAMSEREIRERIAATLHLVGLEGTGERAPADLSGGMRKRVALARAIALTPKIILYDEPTTGLDPTNTEKINELIVDLDHKLGVTSVVVTHDMRSAFKISDRIGLLDKGKIVAVGTPQEIQRIDLPLVRQFINGTMA; this is encoded by the coding sequence ATGAGCAGTCCGGCCATCCAGTTCCGCCAGGTCTACAAGTCGTTCAACCATATCCCGATTCTGGCCGGAATGGATTTCACCATCCGGTCCGGCGAGACGGTGACCATTATCGGCGGAAGCGGAATCGGCAAAAGCGTCACCTTGAAGCTGATCGTCGGCCTGCTCAAGCCGGAGGCGGGTCAGATTCTGATTGAGGGGGAGGATATTGTGCCGATGGGGGAGGACCAACTCATCACGATCCGAAAGAAGATCGGAATGGTCTTTCAGAGTTCGGCACTCTTTGATTCTCTTTCGGTCGCTGAGAACATCGCCTATCCCCTCCGGGAACATACCGCTATGTCGGAACGGGAGATCCGGGAACGGATCGCGGCGACGCTCCACCTTGTCGGACTCGAGGGGACCGGGGAGAGGGCGCCCGCCGACCTGTCTGGCGGAATGCGAAAGCGGGTCGCCTTGGCCCGAGCGATCGCGCTGACGCCAAAGATTATCCTGTATGACGAGCCGACGACCGGCCTGGACCCTACCAACACGGAAAAGATCAACGAGCTGATTGTGGACCTGGACCACAAGCTTGGGGTGACATCGGTGGTGGTCACACACGATATGCGGAGCGCATTTAAAATCTCTGATCGGATCGGCCTGCTGGACAAGGGCAAGATCGTCGCTGTCGGAACGCCACAGGAGATCCAACGTATCGATCTGCCACTGGTGCGCCAGTTCATCAACGGCACGATGGCATGA
- a CDS encoding DUF1049 domain-containing protein, producing the protein MNQFSLIGFLLLAMIVAIFSIQNSGEAIVTFGWWQFQSSLVVVILISTALGAIMALILNLPGTLRLRIRIRHQAQRIAELEQRLQERDTQRPQDRLESH; encoded by the coding sequence ATGAATCAGTTCTCTCTCATCGGTTTCCTCTTGCTCGCGATGATCGTCGCCATCTTTTCCATTCAAAACTCCGGCGAGGCGATCGTCACATTCGGCTGGTGGCAGTTTCAGAGCTCGTTGGTGGTCGTAATCCTGATCTCAACCGCCCTCGGCGCGATCATGGCACTCATCCTGAACCTCCCAGGGACTCTCCGGCTACGCATACGGATACGGCACCAGGCGCAGCGGATCGCCGAGCTCGAACAGCGCCTTCAGGAACGTGACACCCAACGCCCCCAGGATCGATTGGAATCCCATTAA
- a CDS encoding HlyC/CorC family transporter, with amino-acid sequence MIEGLGGGTLVLETLFIFVLILINGFFAGSEVAVISLRRSRVQELVEAGDGRASAVQRLKDDPDRFLATIQIGINFVSTLASAIGGALAVRVIRPLLDRLPGDGLGVAGELVALGIVVVVITYLTIVFGELVPKSLGLRYAEQVALALAGPHETLARWFSLIGRPLTASSRLILSIFRAAPQGTTGFVSEEEIKLMVQEGKEKGIFDQTEQELIHSVFEFTETSVKEVMIPRPQIDAIELDTPLEEALQHIVDTGYSRYPVYRKSLDDICGVLYYKDLLRLQLEHRQAPLQTMIHPAFFVPETMQVSQLLKELQRRHTSMAIVVDEHGGVDGLVTIEDLIEEIVGEIHDEYEPAERSVERLKDGSLIVDASLSIKDLRDEHELPFPESPEYETLAGFMLTQLQRVPKGGDNITYQGKKLTIVDMEGRRIARIKIEELPAVHHTEGGA; translated from the coding sequence ATGATAGAAGGCTTAGGCGGCGGCACGCTCGTACTCGAGACACTGTTCATCTTCGTGTTGATCCTGATTAACGGGTTCTTTGCCGGCTCTGAGGTTGCGGTGATCTCGCTGCGTCGCAGCCGGGTGCAGGAACTTGTAGAGGCGGGGGACGGCCGGGCATCGGCGGTTCAGCGGCTGAAGGATGACCCGGATCGGTTCCTGGCCACGATCCAGATCGGGATCAATTTCGTCAGCACGCTCGCGTCCGCTATCGGCGGGGCGCTGGCGGTGCGCGTCATTCGGCCCCTGCTCGATCGCCTGCCAGGCGACGGCCTGGGGGTGGCGGGTGAGCTGGTCGCGCTCGGGATCGTCGTTGTCGTCATCACCTATCTCACCATCGTCTTCGGCGAACTGGTCCCTAAATCGCTCGGCCTGCGTTATGCCGAACAGGTGGCCCTTGCGCTCGCCGGACCCCATGAGACCCTGGCCCGCTGGTTCTCATTGATCGGCCGTCCGCTCACCGCATCCAGCCGACTCATCCTGTCGATCTTCCGCGCTGCCCCCCAGGGAACGACTGGGTTTGTCAGCGAGGAGGAGATCAAACTGATGGTTCAGGAGGGAAAGGAAAAGGGGATCTTCGACCAGACCGAGCAGGAGTTGATCCACAGCGTCTTCGAATTTACGGAAACCTCGGTCAAGGAGGTCATGATCCCTCGCCCCCAGATCGATGCCATCGAACTGGATACCCCACTGGAAGAGGCGCTGCAACACATCGTCGACACCGGCTACTCCCGGTATCCGGTCTACCGCAAGAGTCTCGACGATATCTGCGGCGTCCTCTACTACAAGGACCTGCTGCGCCTGCAGTTGGAGCATCGACAGGCCCCGCTCCAGACGATGATCCACCCTGCCTTCTTTGTTCCGGAAACGATGCAGGTCAGTCAGCTTCTGAAGGAGCTTCAGCGGCGGCATACGTCGATGGCGATCGTGGTCGATGAGCATGGCGGTGTGGATGGATTGGTGACGATCGAAGACCTGATCGAGGAGATCGTGGGCGAGATTCATGATGAATACGAACCGGCCGAAAGGTCTGTGGAACGGCTGAAGGACGGCTCGCTCATCGTCGACGCCTCGCTCAGCATCAAAGACCTGCGCGACGAGCATGAACTACCGTTCCCCGAATCACCGGAGTATGAGACGCTGGCGGGCTTCATGCTGACTCAACTTCAGCGGGTGCCGAAGGGCGGCGACAACATCACCTATCAGGGCAAGAAACTGACGATCGTCGATATGGAGGGCCGGCGGATCGCCCGAATCAAGATCGAAGAGCTGCCGGCCGTACATCATACAGAGGGCGGCGCATGA
- a CDS encoding transporter encodes MRLLELLGGLSQLTYDTVSCAFRPPFTFRELVRQADHIGVQSISIAGVAAVFTGLVLALQTAYGLSRFGAKGYVGIIVSLSMVRELGPVLTALLVGGRVGSGITAELGSMRVTEQIDAMRAMGANPVKKLVVPRVLSTMLVLPLLTVMADILGILGGMVISRYEFQIDYQLYYNTVTRNLTPADILSGLGKTVVFGFIIAIVGCYKGLETVGGTEGLGRATTATVVTSAIAVIISDFFLTKFFWWLEGW; translated from the coding sequence ATTCGATTACTCGAATTGTTGGGAGGGCTCTCGCAGCTAACCTATGACACCGTCTCGTGCGCCTTCAGGCCTCCGTTTACATTCCGTGAACTCGTCCGGCAAGCCGATCATATCGGCGTGCAATCTATCTCAATCGCCGGCGTCGCCGCGGTCTTTACCGGCCTTGTCCTGGCGCTGCAAACCGCATACGGTCTGAGCCGATTCGGGGCGAAGGGGTATGTCGGGATTATCGTCTCACTGTCGATGGTCCGCGAGTTGGGGCCGGTGCTGACGGCCCTGTTGGTCGGAGGGCGAGTCGGCTCAGGGATCACCGCCGAGCTCGGGTCGATGCGGGTTACGGAGCAGATTGATGCCATGCGGGCCATGGGCGCGAATCCGGTCAAAAAGCTGGTAGTGCCCCGGGTACTGAGCACGATGCTGGTCCTGCCGCTGCTGACGGTGATGGCGGATATCCTGGGCATTCTCGGGGGCATGGTCATCTCTCGATATGAGTTTCAGATCGATTATCAGCTCTACTACAATACCGTGACACGCAACCTGACGCCGGCCGATATCCTCAGCGGCCTTGGCAAGACCGTGGTCTTCGGCTTCATCATCGCCATCGTGGGCTGCTACAAAGGGCTGGAGACGGTGGGCGGGACAGAAGGTCTGGGCAGGGCGACAACCGCGACGGTGGTCACCTCGGCTATCGCGGTCATCATCTCGGATTTCTTTCTGACGAAGTTCTTCTGGTGGCTGGAGGGCTGGTAA
- the lon gene encoding endopeptidase La, whose protein sequence is MPDSEQTETKTDAQTRKVPDTIPLLPVRDVVIYPFMILPLFIGREKSVRAVDESLSRDRLILLVAQRDAEKEDPEADEIHAVGTVAMIMRMLKMPDGRVKVLVQGLSRARVVGIERREPYFEARIAEVPEPDLATSAVEVEALTRSVKELVSKGVALGKQISSDVVVIINNLEHPGRLADLVASHLDLKMEQAQEVLELFDPTQRLKRVSELLSKELEVLEVQHRIQSQAREEMDKTHREYYLREQLKAIQKELGETDDRGQELQELEQRIRKAKMPHGVESEAKTQLGRLGRMHPDAAEASVIRTYLDWLIELPWSRSTKDKLSIKQASKILNEDHYDLEKVKERILEYLAVRKLKKRMKGPILCFVGPPGVGKTSLGRSIARALGRKFIRISLGGVRDEAEIRGHRRTYIGALPGRVIQGIKQAGSNNPVFMIDEVDKVGADFRGDPSSALLEVLDPEQNYSFSDHYLGVPFDLSNVMFICTANLADPIISALRDRLEIIDISGYTEEEKLYIAKRYLIPRQYREHGIDGTHLLMSDEAILKIINEYTREAGLRNLEREVATVCRKVARLVAEGHKGQIKATASALQRFLGAPKFLADPEQEADEVGVATGLAWTQTGGDIIYIECSILRGKGTLVLTGHLGEVMKESAQAALSYARSRSADLGIKDDLFTKYDIHIHVPAGAIPKDGPSAGITMAVALLSALTKIPVRRDVAMTGEVTLRGKVLPVGGIKEKALAARRMGIHTVVIPARNDKDVKELAANVKRGMEFVFVDHMDQVLDIALTKRTRAKRRLDVALSARRGTTPVAGLRTGPSTGLRASPPRRSNAGSPAGETQSGV, encoded by the coding sequence ATACCTGACAGCGAACAGACCGAGACGAAAACCGACGCGCAGACGCGGAAGGTGCCTGACACGATCCCGCTCCTGCCGGTGCGGGACGTGGTGATCTATCCCTTCATGATCTTGCCTCTTTTTATAGGTCGGGAGAAATCGGTTCGGGCGGTGGACGAATCGCTTTCGAGGGATCGTCTGATCTTGCTGGTGGCGCAACGGGATGCCGAGAAGGAGGATCCCGAGGCCGATGAGATCCATGCGGTCGGCACCGTCGCCATGATCATGCGGATGCTCAAGATGCCGGACGGGCGGGTCAAGGTGCTGGTTCAAGGGCTCTCCCGCGCGCGGGTGGTCGGGATCGAGCGTCGTGAACCCTACTTTGAGGCGAGGATCGCCGAGGTCCCTGAACCCGATCTGGCGACGTCGGCCGTCGAGGTAGAGGCCCTGACCCGTTCGGTCAAGGAATTGGTGAGCAAAGGCGTGGCCTTGGGGAAGCAGATCTCATCGGATGTGGTGGTGATCATCAACAATCTTGAACACCCGGGCCGCCTGGCCGATCTGGTGGCCAGCCACCTGGATCTCAAGATGGAGCAGGCCCAAGAGGTCCTGGAGCTGTTCGACCCAACCCAGCGCCTGAAGCGGGTCAGCGAGCTGCTGAGCAAGGAACTCGAGGTGCTCGAGGTGCAGCATCGAATCCAGAGCCAGGCTCGGGAAGAGATGGACAAGACCCATCGGGAGTATTACCTGCGAGAGCAGTTAAAGGCTATTCAGAAAGAGCTGGGTGAGACCGACGACCGAGGCCAGGAACTACAGGAGTTGGAGCAGAGGATCCGTAAGGCGAAGATGCCCCATGGGGTAGAGTCCGAGGCAAAAACGCAACTCGGTCGGCTCGGCCGCATGCACCCCGACGCGGCGGAGGCGTCCGTAATCCGGACCTATCTGGACTGGCTGATCGAGCTGCCGTGGAGCCGGTCGACCAAGGACAAGCTGTCGATCAAGCAGGCATCGAAAATCCTCAATGAGGATCACTACGACCTGGAGAAGGTGAAGGAACGGATCCTCGAGTACCTGGCTGTCCGCAAGCTGAAAAAGCGGATGAAGGGGCCGATCCTCTGCTTTGTCGGCCCGCCCGGGGTGGGGAAGACCTCGCTCGGTCGTTCTATTGCCCGCGCCCTGGGGCGGAAGTTCATCCGGATCTCGTTGGGCGGCGTTCGCGATGAGGCGGAGATCCGCGGCCACCGGCGGACCTATATCGGGGCGCTTCCCGGTCGCGTCATCCAGGGGATTAAACAGGCCGGGTCCAACAATCCCGTCTTTATGATCGATGAGGTAGATAAGGTGGGTGCCGATTTTCGCGGCGATCCCTCCTCGGCACTGCTGGAGGTGCTGGACCCCGAACAGAACTACAGCTTCAGCGATCACTACCTGGGTGTCCCCTTCGATCTCTCCAACGTCATGTTCATCTGCACGGCCAACCTGGCCGACCCGATCATCTCGGCGCTGCGCGATCGGCTGGAAATCATCGACATCTCCGGGTACACCGAGGAGGAAAAGCTCTATATCGCGAAGCGCTATCTGATTCCGAGACAGTACCGGGAGCACGGGATCGACGGCACGCACCTGTTGATGAGCGATGAGGCGATCCTGAAGATCATCAACGAATACACCCGGGAGGCCGGACTGCGGAACCTGGAACGGGAGGTCGCCACCGTCTGCCGGAAGGTGGCCCGCCTTGTGGCGGAAGGCCACAAGGGGCAGATCAAGGCGACCGCATCGGCCCTGCAACGGTTTCTGGGCGCGCCCAAGTTTCTGGCCGATCCGGAGCAGGAGGCGGATGAGGTCGGTGTGGCCACCGGTCTTGCGTGGACGCAGACGGGCGGAGACATCATCTACATCGAGTGCAGCATCCTGCGCGGGAAAGGGACCCTCGTCCTGACGGGGCATCTGGGGGAGGTGATGAAGGAATCGGCCCAGGCGGCGCTCAGCTATGCGCGGTCGCGGTCCGCCGATCTGGGGATCAAGGATGATCTCTTCACCAAATACGATATCCATATCCACGTACCGGCCGGCGCCATCCCGAAGGACGGCCCCTCGGCCGGCATCACGATGGCCGTTGCGCTGTTGTCCGCCCTGACTAAGATCCCTGTGAGGCGGGACGTCGCGATGACCGGAGAGGTGACCCTTCGCGGTAAGGTCCTGCCGGTCGGGGGAATCAAGGAAAAAGCGCTGGCGGCGCGTAGAATGGGGATCCATACGGTGGTCATTCCGGCGAGGAACGATAAGGATGTGAAAGAGCTCGCGGCCAATGTGAAGCGGGGGATGGAGTTCGTGTTTGTGGACCATATGGACCAGGTGCTCGACATCGCCCTGACCAAACGGACACGGGCCAAGCGTCGCCTCGATGTCGCCCTCAGCGCCAGACGCGGGACAACTCCTGTGGCCGGGCTCAGGACAGGCCCGTCGACCGGACTTCGGGCCTCTCCGCCAAGGCGGTCGAACGCCGGGTCCCCCGCAGGGGAGACGCAGTCCGGTGTCTGA
- a CDS encoding flagellar motor protein MotB yields MKQLQAVLIIAVLFVTGCATGRPWYNAAICSVAGAAVGAGIGAGAEGGKEAGYGAAAGAVAAGLLCAALTPKAAPDSDGDGVPDSIDKCPNTQVGVKVDADGCPLDSDKDGVPDYKDRCPNTPAGVKVDATGCPLDSDGDGVPDYLDKCPNTPAGMKVDATGCPLDSDGDGVPDYKDQCPGTPASVQVNQLGCPKREPIVLKGVNFEFNSAVLTPQSLTILDGVAEILTKHPDVQVTIAGHTDSVGTAPYNKKLSQRRAESVRNHLISRGVNAANLTAVGFGEEQPIASNDEAEGRAKNRRVELQPKE; encoded by the coding sequence ATGAAGCAATTACAGGCGGTGCTGATTATTGCGGTGCTGTTTGTGACGGGCTGCGCCACCGGCCGACCATGGTATAATGCGGCCATATGCTCGGTCGCCGGCGCCGCCGTCGGCGCCGGAATTGGGGCGGGCGCCGAGGGGGGAAAGGAGGCCGGATATGGGGCGGCTGCCGGTGCGGTGGCGGCCGGACTGCTGTGCGCAGCGTTGACCCCCAAGGCGGCCCCTGATTCGGATGGAGACGGCGTCCCGGACAGCATCGACAAGTGTCCGAATACCCAGGTCGGTGTAAAGGTTGACGCCGATGGCTGCCCGCTGGACAGCGACAAAGATGGTGTGCCGGACTACAAAGATCGGTGCCCGAACACCCCGGCAGGCGTGAAGGTCGATGCGACCGGGTGTCCATTGGACAGCGACGGGGATGGTGTGCCGGACTACTTGGATAAATGTCCGAATACCCCTGCCGGCATGAAGGTCGATGCGACCGGGTGTCCATTGGACAGCGACGGGGATGGTGTGCCGGACTATAAAGATCAGTGCCCCGGTACCCCAGCCAGTGTACAGGTAAATCAACTTGGCTGTCCGAAACGGGAACCCATTGTTCTGAAGGGCGTCAACTTTGAGTTTAATTCGGCGGTGCTGACCCCGCAATCGCTTACGATTCTGGACGGCGTGGCCGAGATTCTCACTAAGCACCCGGACGTGCAGGTCACAATTGCCGGCCATACGGACAGTGTCGGTACGGCACCATACAATAAGAAGCTGTCGCAGCGGCGGGCCGAGTCCGTCAGAAACCATCTGATCTCGCGCGGTGTGAATGCAGCCAATCTCACTGCCGTGGGGTTCGGGGAAGAACAGCCGATTGCATCGAATGATGAGGCTGAGGGTCGCGCGAAGAATCGGCGGGTAGAGTTACAACCGAAAGAATAA